The following proteins are co-located in the Tripterygium wilfordii isolate XIE 37 chromosome 2, ASM1340144v1, whole genome shotgun sequence genome:
- the LOC120008838 gene encoding exocyst complex component EXO70H1-like, with protein sequence MPRKGMTSIFSNSPARSPSPFNSPALSPARHTFSESLMEDNIENAQTLINKWESEASNYADHTSLFSINRHESRQYLNSVKDLQSAMKHLVTDNSNSEKLVRAQNLMQIAMKRLEKEFYYILKNNREYLDPESVSTRSSATPRSSFSGFDYDSEEEFKFVTNSALEVARESTSEVAGDLVSEVEQVSISAVTDLKAIANCMISSGYGRECVKIYKIVRKSIVDEALYHLGVERLTFSQLRKMDWEIVEIKIKTWLNAVNFAVKTIFTGERILCDQVFSASLSVAESVFVDISREGAMALFVFPENFAKCKKSPEKMFRTLDLYEAIADLWSEIESIFAFESTSGIRSQAVNSLVKLGEAVRMMLTDFEAAIQKDNSKKPVPSGGIHPLTRYVMNYLTFLTDYSGILADILADWPLTVPSPLPEAYFGSPVADNNVSSPISSRLNWLVLVLLCKLDGKAELYKDVALSYLFLANNLQYVVVKVRTSNLSSLFGDEWIEKHEAKVKQYAANYERMGWSKVLASLPENPTGDISLLHVKDHFRRFNFAFEETYKKQSSWVIPDSKLRDEIKVSVAKKLLPAYREFYAMHRMVIRRAVGSEELVRFAPDDLGNHLSELFYV encoded by the coding sequence ATGCCGAGGAAGGGGATGACAAGCATATTCTCCAACTCACCGGCGAGATCACCATCGCCCTTTAACTCTCCGGCTCTATCACCGGCGCGGCACACCTTCTCTGAGTCTTTAATGGAGGACAACATTGAGAATGCACAAACTTTGATAAACAAATGGGAGTCAGAGGCCTCCAATTATGCCGACCACACCTCCCTCTTCTCTATCAACCGCCATGAATCAAGGCAGTACCTCAACTCCGTCAAAGACCTTCAGTCCGCCATGAAACATCTTGTGACAGACAATTCGAACTCTGAGAAGCTTGTTCGGGCTCAGAATCTTATGCAAATTGCCATGAAACGATTAGAGAAGgagttttattatatattaaaaaacaatCGGGAGTATTTAGATCCAGAATCTGTTTCGACCAGATCATCGGCTACGCCAAGATCTAGTTTTTCGGGATTCGACTATGATTCAGAGgaagagttcaaatttgtgacGAATTCGGCATTGGAGGTCGCTCGAGAATCGACATCGGAGGTCGCTGGAGATTTGGTATCGGAGGTTGAGCAAGTTTCGATTAGTGCCGTGACGGACTTGAAAGCCATTGCCAATTGCATGATTTCTTCTGGTTATGGTAGAGAGTGTGTGAAAATATACAAAATTGTTCGTAAATCAATTGTGGATGAGGCTCTGTATCATCTTGGAGTGGAGAGACTGACTTTCTCGCAGCTTCGAAAGATGGACTGGGAGATTGTGGAAATAAAGATCAAAACCTGGTTGAACGCAGTGAACTTTGCTGTTAAAACTATCTTCACCGGCGAGAGAATTCTCTGTGATCAAGTGTTCTCTGCTTCTCTGTCAGTTGCAGAGTCCGTCTTCGTGGACATTTCACGAGAGGGGGCCATGGCTCTGTTCGTATTCCCTGAAAATTTTGCCAAATGCAAGAAAAGTCCCGAGAAAATGTTCCGTACATTGGACCTATACGAAGCCATAGCAGATCTCTGGTCTGAGATTGAATCAATTTTTGCTTTCGAATCAACCTCAGGCATCCGATCCCAGGCGGTTAATTCGCTGGTAAAGCTCGGTGAGGCGGTCCGCATGATGCTAACGGACTTCGAAGCGGCGATTCAGAAGGACAACTCCAAGAAGCCGGTCCCAAGCGGCGGGATCCACCCTCTGACGCGCTACGTAATGAACTACCTAACCTTCCTCACAGATTACAGCGGAATCCTCGCCGATATACTAGCCGATTGGCCACTAACAGTGCCGTCTCCGCTACCGGAAGCCTACTTTGGGAGTCCGGTAGCCGATAACAACGTTTCGTCTCCAATCTCATCGAGACTTAACTGGCTCGTCCTTGTCTTGCTCTGCAAACTGGACGGCAAAGCAGAGCTCTACAAGGACGTGGCACTGTCGTATCTGTTTTTAGCCAATAATCTGCAATACGTCGTCGTTAAGGTCCGAACGTCGAACCTGAGCTCCCTATTTGGAGACGAATGGATTGAAAAGCACGAGGCGAAAGTGAAGCAATACGCAGCGAATTACGAGCGAATGGGATGGAGCAAAGTATTAGCTTCGTTACCGGAAAATCCAACGGGCGATATTTCGCTCCTGCATGTGAAAGATCATTTCCGGAGATTCAATTTTGCCTTTGAAGAGACGTACAAGAAGCAGAGCTCGTGGGTGATCCCGGACTCCAAACTCCGAGACGAGATTAAAGTTTCGGTGGCGAAGAAACTTTTGCCGGCATATCGGGAATTTTACGCCATGCATCGGATGGTCATTAGGAGGGCAGTTGGGAGTGAGGAATTGGTCAGATTTGCCCCTGATGATTTGGGAAATCACTTATCGGAGCTATTCTATGTGTAA
- the LOC120004921 gene encoding uncharacterized protein LOC120004921 — MLGIISLKNQVHEPLSDICVLRRWTKSAKSYGGSRDGRGTCDSNVVLNHNSLRRLAANIVEDALLNEEKYKLAFSALDSLKCTFNTMSNNDGGQSSTPSITQSERIFNEPEKVRAKGSGKRLKGGKETSTKNDRRCNGCRLKGQSHDKRNCPFIKNRNDTA; from the exons ATGTTGGGAATTATTAGCCTCAAGAATCAAGTCCATGAACCACTGTCGGATATATGTGTACTACGTAGATGGACCAAATCTGCAAAATCTTATGGAGGCTCAAGGGATGGCAGAGGTACATGTGATTCAAATGTAGTGTTGAATCACAACTCATTGCGTCGGCTTGCGGCAAATATTGTTGAGGATGCATTgttaaatgaagaaaaatataagCTGGCGTTTAGTGCATTGGACTCCCTTAAATGCACATTCAACACCATGTCAAACAATGATGGAGGACAGTCTTCTACACCTAGTATTACTCAGTCAGAACGTATTTTCAATGAGCCTGAAAAGGTTAGAGCAAAGGGTAGTGGAAAGAGGCTCAAGGGTGGCAAAGAAACATCGACTAAGAATGATAGGCGTTGTAATGGTTGCAGGCTAAAAGGGCAATCACATGACAAGAGAAATTgtccatttattaaaaatag GAATGATACGGCATGA
- the LOC120010767 gene encoding 60S ribosomal protein L14-2-like codes for MALIPERDHAFESNCVAYHDSGVIAMIWDEIAQLINALIKLQRTQMNFKRLSLTDIKIEINRVPRKKNLIEAMEKADVKNKWENSSWGRKLIVQKRRASLRIKKSGLVKHELSKLKRENAS; via the exons ATGGCATTAATCCCAGAAAGAGACCATGCTTTTGAATCAAATTGTGTTGCTTATCAT GATTCTGGTGTGATTGCCATGATTTGGGATGAAATCGCACAGTTGATTAATGCTTTGATTAAGTTACAGAG GACCCAAATGAATTTCAAGAGGTTGTCTTTAACTGACATCAAGATTGAGATTAACCGGGTGCCCAGGAAGAAGAATCTGATTGAAGCTATGGAGAAGGCTGATGTCAAGAACAAGTGGGAGAATAGCTCTTGGGGTAGGAAGCTGATTGTTCAGAAGAGAAGGGCatctcttaga ATCAAGAAATCTGGATTGGTGAAGCATGAGCTTTCAAAATTGAAGAGAGAAAATGCGTCTTAG
- the LOC120012185 gene encoding 3-ketoacyl-CoA synthase 12-like, with translation MGFLILAYAFLIYQFLFMIWKWIDRKRDQECYILDYECYKPSDDRMVDTEFSGEVIKRQKALGLIEYKFLLKAIVSSGLGEQTYAPRIMFEGREENPTLQDGILEMQEFFQDTIQKLLTRSGISAQEIDVLVVNVSMLPIAPSLSAMIVNHYKMREDIKVFNLTGMGCSASLISVNIVQSIFKSYKNKYALVVTSESLSPNWYSGNDRSMILSNCLFRSGGCAVLLTNNRALKNKSMLKLKCLVRTHHGSKDDSYNCCIQTEDSQGRQGFHLDKSLPKAATRALVDNLKVIAPKILPISELIRFMVVTLVRKLTTVSSTKGGSNSNSPRPVINFKTGVDHFCVHTGGKAVIDGLGMSLELSEYDLEPARMTLHRFGNTSASSLWYVLGYMEAKKRLKKGERVLMISFGAGFKCNSCLWEVVRDLGDGPNVWKDSIDSYPPKTLANPFMEKYGWINDEDPSTFVVPK, from the coding sequence ATGGGGTTTCTGATTTTAGCCTATGCATTCTTGATATACCAATTCCTCTTCATGATCTGGAAGTGGATTGATAGAAAAAGAGATCAAGAATGTTATATACTCGACTATGAATGTTACAAACCAAGTGATGATAGAATGGTCGATACAGAGTTCTCTGGGGAGGTTATAAAGAGGCAGAAAGCTCTTGGTCTCATTGAGTACAAGTTTCTCTTGAAAGCCATTGTGAGTTCTGGGCTTGGAGAGCAAACCTACGCACCAAGAATCATGTTCGAAGGCAGAGAAGAAAACCCAACTCTTCAAGATGGGATTTTGGAGATGCAGGAATTCTTCCAAGATACCATTCAGAAGCTTCTAACCAGGTCAGGAATTTCTGCTCAAGAAATCGATGTTCTTGTTGTTAATGTGTCAATGCTACCAATAGCTCCTTCTTTGTCCGCCATGATTGTGAATCACTACAAGATGAGGGAAGACATCAAGGTCTTTAATCTCACCGGGATGGGTTGTAGTGCGAGTTTGATATCTGTCAATATTGTTCAAAGCATTTTCAAGTCTTACAAGAACAAGTACGCACTCGTCGTGACTTCAGAGTCTCTGAGTCCAAATTGGTATTCCGGGAATGACAGATCGATGATTCTTTCAAATTGTTTGTTTCGGAGTGGTGGGTGTGCAGTTCTTTTGACAAACAATCGAGCTTTGAAGAACAAATCCATGTTGAAGCTCAAGTGTCTAGTCAGAACCCACCACGGATCCAAAGATGATTCTTACAATTGCTGCATTCAAACAGAGGATTCACAGGGAAGACAAGGATTTCACCTCGACAAGTCCCTCCCCAAAGCTGCAACCCGCGCACTCGTCGACAATTTGAAAGTCATAGCTCCCAAAATCCTGCCAATTTCGGAGCTGATTCGGTTCATGGTGGTCACCCTTGTTCGAAAACTGACCACTGTTAGCTCAACCAAAGGAGGGTCTAATTCTAATTCTCCTAGGCCAGTGATTAATTTCAAGACTGGTGTTGACCACTTCTGTGTTCACACAGGTGGCAAGGCAGTGATCGATGGACTTGGTATGAGTCTGGAATTAAGCGAGTATGATTTAGAGCCAGCGAGAATGACTCTGCATCGATTCGGGAACACATCGGCTAGCAGTCTATGGTATGTTTTGGGTTACATGGAGGCCAAGAAGAGGCTGAAGAAGGGAGAAAGAGTGTTAATGATAAGCTTCGGTGCAGGGTTCAAGTGTAACAGCTGTTTGTGGGAGGTCGTGAGGGACTTGGGTGATGGACCAAATGTGTGGAAAGACAGCATTGATAGCTACCCACCAAAGACACTGGCTAACCCATTCATGGAGAAATATGGATGGATTAATGACGAAGACCCTTCAACATTCGTCGTgcctaaataa